The Desulfitobacterium chlororespirans DSM 11544 genome contains a region encoding:
- a CDS encoding ABC transporter substrate-binding protein, translating to MRRRLKCFILLVMAAVILAGCSNTPAAINPGSESPETSRTEAGAKHLNVAYHSEIKSLDPGKTSWETTRIGVGERLFKINDHLELEPWLVQTYRRLDEFTWEFILRDDVSFSNGKKMTGESVKACLERTIAMNPRAVTMLNIASIEVNEQKLTVKTNGINAALPNNMADVVCTILDTDTLSNETGIPVGTGPFVIQSMTEGQMELTANQDYWNGTPKLDSITIKYITDGNAQAMALDNGEVDLIFQLPTENVMQFMGNDRFAVTKSSGSRSQIIYFDFENQFLSDLNVRKAITMAIDRETFADVINKGNSEAATAIFPVSFSYGNVKGVDYDREGAKKLLADSGYIDRDGDGILDKNGVPMSFKIYSYGSHGSLLSTFCEAIQASLKEIGIGIDIQINDYEPHTNFLKNGGFDLALNSYIMAPVADPQYFADIMLKSGADYNYGKYSNPEVDALIAQLDEEFDAGKRQELAKEIQKKIVEDCGFLTIGHLKYQIAANKKVTGYSTQATEYYLLNETTDINA from the coding sequence ATGAGAAGACGATTAAAATGCTTCATACTGCTCGTCATGGCAGCCGTGATCCTGGCCGGGTGCTCCAACACGCCCGCCGCGATTAACCCTGGGTCTGAATCCCCGGAGACAAGCCGGACTGAGGCCGGGGCAAAGCACTTGAATGTAGCCTATCACTCGGAAATCAAATCTCTTGACCCCGGCAAAACAAGCTGGGAAACCACGCGCATCGGTGTAGGCGAGCGCCTTTTTAAAATTAATGATCATTTGGAGCTGGAGCCTTGGCTTGTCCAAACATATCGGCGCCTTGACGAGTTTACCTGGGAGTTTATTCTCCGTGATGATGTAAGCTTTTCCAATGGGAAAAAAATGACGGGTGAGTCTGTTAAGGCTTGTCTGGAGCGCACGATTGCCATGAACCCGCGGGCTGTGACCATGCTGAATATCGCCTCCATAGAAGTGAATGAACAAAAACTCACAGTTAAAACAAATGGGATCAATGCCGCCCTTCCTAACAACATGGCAGATGTTGTCTGCACCATCCTGGATACTGATACCCTTAGCAATGAAACGGGTATACCGGTTGGAACCGGGCCTTTTGTGATACAGTCGATGACGGAAGGCCAGATGGAACTAACCGCCAATCAAGACTATTGGAACGGTACGCCCAAGCTCGACTCCATCACCATAAAGTACATAACGGATGGCAATGCTCAGGCGATGGCCCTGGATAATGGGGAAGTCGATCTTATCTTCCAGCTCCCTACGGAGAATGTCATGCAGTTTATGGGCAACGATCGCTTTGCTGTGACTAAATCCTCGGGCTCCCGTTCGCAAATTATCTATTTTGATTTTGAAAATCAATTTCTGTCCGATCTTAATGTGCGCAAGGCCATTACCATGGCCATTGACCGGGAGACCTTTGCTGACGTTATCAACAAAGGCAACTCAGAAGCGGCGACGGCAATTTTCCCCGTCAGCTTTTCGTATGGAAATGTTAAAGGCGTCGACTACGATCGGGAAGGGGCAAAGAAGCTTCTTGCCGATTCCGGGTATATAGACCGCGACGGGGATGGCATCTTGGATAAGAATGGGGTACCCATGAGCTTCAAGATCTACTCCTATGGTTCTCATGGCAGCCTGCTGTCCACATTTTGCGAGGCGATTCAGGCGTCGCTAAAAGAAATCGGTATCGGCATAGATATCCAGATCAACGATTACGAACCCCATACCAATTTCCTCAAAAACGGCGGTTTTGATCTGGCCCTCAACAGCTATATCATGGCTCCTGTGGCCGATCCTCAGTACTTTGCGGACATTATGCTTAAAAGCGGCGCTGACTATAACTACGGCAAGTATTCAAATCCCGAGGTTGACGCACTGATCGCGCAGCTTGATGAAGAATTTGATGCCGGCAAAAGGCAAGAGCTTGCCAAAGAGATTCAGAAAAAGATCGTGGAGGACTGCGGGTTTTTGACGATTGGGCACCTCAAATATCAGATTGCAGCCAATAAAAAGGTCACTGGCTATTCCACCCAGGCCACAGAATACTATTTGCTCAACGAAACTACGGATATTAACGCCTAA
- a CDS encoding ABC transporter permease — translation MHDGMKCRRTKIRLAVYMILTLGLLFVALFGENISPYDPYKTNVMAIDQPPSYEYWFGTDNLGRCLFSRVLTGARSSLSATLLIVAMTGILGTLIGVAAGYYGGTVDNILKRLLLIFQSFPGQVLAIAIVGVLGAGFGNAVIALGAIGWIAYARIARSMVLKIRNAGYVNAARLCGCGSAYIIIHHVIPNISPLLLVTAMNALAGTMLEISALSFLGLSATPPIPEWGFMISEGRKVLMTAPWQTLFPGIAILITVIILNRLGDSVQDYMAVRQQELSVI, via the coding sequence ATGCACGATGGGATGAAATGCAGAAGAACAAAAATAAGGCTTGCCGTATATATGATACTGACACTGGGCCTGCTCTTTGTGGCCTTGTTTGGTGAGAATATATCTCCCTATGATCCCTATAAGACCAATGTCATGGCCATTGACCAGCCACCAAGTTACGAATATTGGTTTGGGACGGATAATTTGGGGAGATGTCTGTTTTCAAGGGTGTTAACCGGTGCGCGGAGTTCATTGTCGGCGACATTGCTTATCGTTGCCATGACCGGAATATTGGGTACCTTGATAGGAGTGGCTGCCGGATATTATGGCGGGACAGTAGATAATATCCTAAAACGGCTTTTACTGATCTTTCAGTCGTTTCCCGGTCAGGTTCTGGCGATTGCCATCGTCGGCGTCCTCGGAGCCGGTTTTGGTAATGCGGTGATTGCTCTCGGTGCAATAGGTTGGATAGCCTATGCGAGAATAGCAAGAAGCATGGTGCTGAAGATCAGGAACGCGGGCTATGTTAATGCCGCGAGACTGTGCGGATGCGGCTCAGCGTACATTATTATTCATCATGTTATTCCCAATATCAGTCCATTATTGTTGGTAACAGCCATGAACGCTCTGGCGGGAACCATGCTGGAAATTTCCGCCCTTTCTTTTCTGGGACTCTCCGCAACTCCACCCATACCTGAATGGGGATTTATGATCAGTGAGGGCAGAAAAGTGCTTATGACAGCGCCGTGGCAGACCTTATTTCCAGGAATTGCAATATTGATCACCGTGATCATTTTAAACCGGCTTGGTGACAGTGTTCAGGACTATATGGCAGTGAGACAGCAAGAGCTCTCTGTAATATAA
- a CDS encoding ABC transporter permease — protein MWKHGIKKLLHTLFDVAIVLFGVTFLSFSLMHLAPGDPAATILRAGGAMPTEQDIIAKRAEMGLDRPFLEQYGSWLSDFVHGDLGVSMVDGKNVTPRIMNALKNSMLLAAVSLAFGIVVALPVGVFAAVKKDRAFDKITCTLAFIRLAMPSFLVGLGLLYVFAYKLKLISVMSSTAEAAGIILPVVTLATGICARMVRQIRTTFSAELKEPYVNGLRSKGIGELRILFRHVLKNTMLPIMTLIALSFGELIGGTAVVETIFSWPGLGRLALNAINERDYTIIQGFVVTTSLIFCLIYGLTELSYGFFDPRVKKAKGRTT, from the coding sequence ATGTGGAAACACGGTATTAAGAAACTACTGCATACACTATTCGACGTAGCGATAGTGCTGTTTGGTGTAACTTTCTTATCTTTTTCCCTTATGCATCTTGCGCCCGGTGATCCGGCGGCAACCATACTGCGCGCAGGAGGGGCCATGCCAACCGAGCAGGATATTATTGCGAAAAGAGCCGAAATGGGTTTGGACCGGCCATTTCTGGAGCAGTATGGCTCCTGGCTGTCGGACTTTGTTCATGGGGATCTCGGCGTTTCCATGGTCGATGGGAAAAACGTAACGCCGCGGATTATGAACGCGCTTAAAAACAGCATGCTGTTAGCGGCCGTCAGTCTGGCTTTCGGTATCGTTGTCGCGTTGCCTGTCGGTGTATTTGCAGCTGTAAAAAAAGACAGGGCCTTTGACAAAATCACATGCACCCTTGCGTTTATACGGCTGGCTATGCCGTCTTTTTTAGTAGGACTGGGGCTGCTGTATGTTTTTGCCTACAAACTGAAATTAATCTCTGTAATGAGCAGCACGGCAGAAGCGGCCGGCATCATCCTGCCAGTGGTAACCCTTGCTACAGGTATATGCGCGAGAATGGTGCGGCAGATACGGACTACTTTTTCCGCAGAGCTGAAAGAGCCCTACGTCAATGGACTCAGGTCAAAGGGTATCGGTGAATTAAGAATTCTCTTTCGCCATGTTCTAAAGAATACAATGCTCCCCATCATGACCCTTATCGCCCTCAGCTTTGGAGAATTGATTGGCGGAACGGCAGTCGTGGAAACAATTTTTTCCTGGCCGGGATTGGGGCGTTTGGCCCTTAACGCAATTAACGAAAGAGACTATACAATTATTCAAGGTTTTGTTGTGACAACATCTCTTATCTTCTGTCTTATTTATGGGTTGACGGAACTATCATACGGTTTCTTTGACCCGCGCGTTAAAAAGGCTAAGGGGAGAACGACCTAA